TCGGCGGTCGGTACGACGACGGGATCGGTGGGCACCATGCTGGCGCGCGCGCTCAACAAGCTGTCCGTTGAGCTCGCCCCAACCTCGGAGAGTCTGCGATGAGTTTCGGGATCGGGTCGCCTTCCCATCTGGAAGACGCCGACCTTGCCGGATATGATGGTGGAGGGCTGGATCGTGATCGCCAGCGCCTGGCCCGGGCGCACCTGAACACCTGCCCCGACTGCGCCGCCCGTCTGGAAGCCTTTCAGCGGACGGCGCGGGATGTTTCGTCGTTTCTGCCGGCGGTGGACGTGCCGGTGAACCCGGAACGCCGCGAACAGGCGCTGGCCGCCGTGCAGGCGGCCCGCTTCCGCGCGCGGTCCGGCGGCGGGCAGCGGCGCGCGCTGCTGCAGGCCGCCGCCATCGTGGCGCTGCTGCTGACGGTGTCGTTCGGCACGCCGCCGGGGCGCGCCTGGGTGGGCGGCGCGGTGGAGCGCCTGTCCGGCGACAGCCCCGGCCCGTTCGCGCGGGGGCTGCTGGACATGCTGGGCCGCAAGGAGCAGGTGGCCGCCGCGCCCGCCGTGGCTCCGGCCGCCCCTCCCGCGGCGGAGGCGGTGGCGGAACCGCAGGCCCGCCGCCGCGATCCGGCCATCACCACGGCGCGTCCGGGGCCGCCTCCGGGCACCTCGGCGCCGGTGCAGTTCCGGCCCGCGGTGAACTACGTGCTGGTGCGCTTCGCCTCGCGGCAGCGCGCCGGCTCGGCGGCCATCTGGATCCGCGAAACGGCGAGCGGCGAGGGGCAGGTGGTGTCCGGCCGCCGCGGCGAGGTGCTGCAGCCCACCGCGGACGGCGTGCTGGTGCGCAACTCCATCACGTCGCGGGCGGACTACACCATCACCATCCCTACCAGCTACCGCTTCGTGCGGGTGCGCATTGGCGACGAGCCGGAAACAGTCATCGCCGTCTCGCGCGCCAAACGCGACTGGCTGTGGACCGTCAGCCTGGACGCCGCGGACGCCATCCCCGCGGAGCGCTGAACAGGGAGGGCGCGCGGATCGGTTCCGCGCGCCCTTCTCGCTTCTCCGCCCTCCGGCGTACATCAGCTTCGTGCGTCGCCGATCAGGTCCGCCCGTCGGTCCTGAGGAGGGGCGGCGCCGCCCACACATCGATCCGTTTCCATCCAGCTTTCGACCAAACAACTGGATCGCAGCCCGCCCGGCGAATTCGTCGACAAGGCGCCGGGGCCGATCCGTCATCCTGGTCCGTCCATCGGCGTCCCATCCGGTCGTCCCGCGGATCCAGATCAGCCGGTTCCACCGATCAAAAGACGCGATCGGGGATGCCGCCGCGCGCTGTTCATCCCCATCGATCCCGCAGCCGTGAGACCGCCGGCGTGAGCGGGCGATGACCCCTTTCCGGCGCACCTGAATGCGCCGGATCGGCCCGGCTCGCCCAAGCGCATCCGCATGCAGCAGCGCCGGTTGCGGGCATTGCCGCACTCAGCGGATGTGGAGGTGCGAAATTTGTCGACAGTCCGATGTGACGCGGTGAGGGGGATCGTCGTTACACATGCAGATCGCCGCCGTCATCCTGCAACGCCGCGCGGTTCGGGAGCGCTCGAGACATGTTCGCTGGCCGCCCGGTTCAGGCGAACGCGCGCACCACGGCCACGAGCCCGTCTTCCACGGCGTCCACGTTCCACGTGCGGTCCATCGGCGGAATGAGTGCCGCTTCAGGTTTTGGCCCGCGAAGCACGCGGATCACGCTCCACCGGGGGAAAACCGCGCTGCCGCCGTGCCGCGGGCTTGCGCGTTCGGCCCCGCGGGGTGAACCTCATGCGCAATCATTTCCGGCCGTATCCCTTGCAATGCGCTCACCGGTAGCCTGCTGATGCCCGCGTCCCAATCCGCCAAGCCCGCCTCGCGCCGCACGCGCGTGCCCCCCGCCATCACCCGCGGCGTGGAGCCCATGGCCGCGCTCGAGGTTCTGGACGAGGTGCGCGGCCCGCTGGGCGTGGTGCTGTGGAAGTGCGTGCGCAACGTGACGGCGTGGGCCTCCACGCCGCCCTCGCGCCGCGGCGGGCTGTTCGCCGGGTCGGCGGCGGGCGCGCGCGAGGCGGAGCTTGCGGGGCTGCAGCTGGATACGGAGCTGGTGGCCCCGTTTTCCGTGCTGCAGCGGCTGCTGGAGTCGCCCGCGGCCATGGATACGGCGCGGCTGGTGAACGCGTGCAGGCGGGTGGCGCTGTGGGCGGAGCAGCGTGGGTACCTGGGCACCGCGCTGGAGTTCATGCAGGCGGCGGCGCAGGCGGCCCCGCAGAGCGCGGCGCTGGCGTATTCCGTGGGCCGCCTGGCCCGCCGCCGCGCCGAGTACGACCGCGCGGAAAGCTGGTATGCCCGCGCCATCGTGCAGGCCCGCCGCAACCGCGACGCGCGCATCTACGCGCGCTCCTACTCCGGCGTGGGAAACCTGTTCTTTCAGCGCGGCAACTTCCCCGCGGCCAAGCGCGCCTACATGCGGTGCCTGCGCGCGGCGCGCCGCGCCCACCTGAGCGACCTGCAGGGGAGCGCGTACCACGACCTGTTCATTACCGAACTGGAGACGGGTGTGGGGCCGGACACCGAACAGCTCGCCCAGAGCTCGCTGGAGGCGTACGACTCCAACACCTCCGGAG
The genomic region above belongs to Longimicrobium terrae and contains:
- a CDS encoding tetratricopeptide repeat protein, which encodes MPASQSAKPASRRTRVPPAITRGVEPMAALEVLDEVRGPLGVVLWKCVRNVTAWASTPPSRRGGLFAGSAAGAREAELAGLQLDTELVAPFSVLQRLLESPAAMDTARLVNACRRVALWAEQRGYLGTALEFMQAAAQAAPQSAALAYSVGRLARRRAEYDRAESWYARAIVQARRNRDARIYARSYSGVGNLFFQRGNFPAAKRAYMRCLRAARRAHLSDLQGSAYHDLFITELETGVGPDTEQLAQSSLEAYDSNTSGVVRLAFDVAYYWILQGRFSEALRVATVLLDHLTGAPEQALVLSMVARAAGGAGDGTAFNRALDQMEDILASGAAEDSAPRALLGIAYGAASLSDWSMAEEYGDRALRSATERREGKIIAATESVLHSIRRRAELEARANRDVFTPLPDLFVAALTRTSQPAGAA
- a CDS encoding anti-sigma factor family protein, which encodes MSFGIGSPSHLEDADLAGYDGGGLDRDRQRLARAHLNTCPDCAARLEAFQRTARDVSSFLPAVDVPVNPERREQALAAVQAARFRARSGGGQRRALLQAAAIVALLLTVSFGTPPGRAWVGGAVERLSGDSPGPFARGLLDMLGRKEQVAAAPAVAPAAPPAAEAVAEPQARRRDPAITTARPGPPPGTSAPVQFRPAVNYVLVRFASRQRAGSAAIWIRETASGEGQVVSGRRGEVLQPTADGVLVRNSITSRADYTITIPTSYRFVRVRIGDEPETVIAVSRAKRDWLWTVSLDAADAIPAER